The DNA segment CGCTACGGCGTCAGCACCACCTTGACCATGCCGTCCTGCTTCTTCTGGAAGGTCTCGTACGCGCCCGGCGCATCGGCCAGGGGCAGCCGGTGGGTGGCGAAGTTTTCCACACCGAGCGGGTCCTCGGCGGTCAGCAGGGGCATGATGTCGGGCACCCAGCGCTTGACGTTGGCCTGGCCCATCCGCAGCGTGACCTGCTTGTCGAACAGCGTCATCATGTTGATCGGATCCGCGGCGCCGCCGTACACCCCGGACAGCGAGATGGTCCCGCCGCGGCGGACCAGCGAGATCGCGGAGTTCAGCGCGGCCAGCCGGTCGATGCCGGCGTTCTTCATCACGACGCGCCCGATGGCCGAGGGCAGGAAACCCGCCGCGGTGTGCGCGGCCTCGGCGACCGGTGACCCGTGCGCCTCCATCCCGACGGCGTCGATCACCGAATCGGCGCCGCGGCCCTGGGTGAGATCGGCGACGACGGCGTCGACGTCCTGGTTGCGCAGGTCGATGACCTCGGCGCAGTAGGGGCGGGCGCGGTCGAGGCGTTCGTCGACCAGGTCCACACCGACGACCCGGCACTTGTTGTGGTGAGCGGCGATCCGGCAGGCCATCGACCCGATCGGTCCCAGGCCGAGCACCACGAGCGTGCCGCCGTCGGGGATCCCGGCATACTCGACGGCCTGCCAGGCGGTGGGCAGTACGTCGGAGAGGTAGACGTAGCGCTCGTCGGGCCCGTCGTCGGGAACCTTGATGTGGGTGTACTGAGCCTGCGGCACCCGCAGGTACTCGGCCTGCCCGCCGGCCACCTCGCCGTAGAGCGTCGAGTAGCCGAACAGCGCGGCGCCCGTGCCCTGATCGCGGTTCTGGGTGGTCTCGCACTGGCTCTGCAGCCCGTGGTCGCACATGAAGCAGCTGCCGCAGGAGATGTTGAACGGGATCACCACCCGGTCGCCGACCTTCAGGTCACCGGTCTGCGCGCCGACGTCCTCCACCACCCCCATCGCCTCGTGGCCGATGATGTCGCCGGGGTTCATGAATGCGGTCAGCACTTCGTACAGGTGCAGGTCCGACCCGCAGATGTTGGTGCTGGTGACCCGGACGATCGCATCCGTCGGCTCCTTGATCACCGGGTCGGGCACGGTGTCCACGGAGACCTTCCGACGTCCCTGCCAGGTGACTGCGCGCATGCGTGCTCCTTCGACTCGGTGTCCGATCAGCGTGCCCGCACAGATGGGGGTCAAACCCGGTGTCGGTCAGACGCCGCGTTCGCTCCACTGGGTGACGGGCCGCTCGCGCTTGGCTCCGTCGACGATCACGTCGACGCGTTCGTCGAAGAAGCAGACGTGGTCACGCACCGGTTCGCCGTCGTGCAGGGGTGCGCGGTAGGTCCACGCGATGTCGCGCGGACCGCCGGGTACCGAGAAATACGAGGCACGGCCCTTGTACGCGCAGTACGTCACGGTGTCGCTGGGCTCGAGGTCCGCGACGTCGGCGGCCGGCAGATAGCAGCGCATCGGCAGGTTCGTCTCGAACAACAGCAGCGGCCGTGACGATTCCGCGAGCAGCCTGCCCTCGTGCTCGACCCGCACGTGGCGGTCGCTGCGCAGCACGTCGATGCGGTGGAACGGATCACGGGGGTGGCTGACCACCGGTTCGTTCTCCTCGTGCCACCCGAACGCCGCGAAGTCCAGCACCGCGTAGTCGGCGAGGTCGGGATCGGCCGGCCGGAACGCCGCGGCGGCGCCGGTCTCCTCGCCGGCCACCACGTCGAACTCGGTCCCGTCGCAGGAGTGGGTGGTGAACGGCACGGTGGGATCGAGGGTGCGCCGGGTGCCGTCGGGCGGCGGCGGGGCGTTCTCCTCGGAGCCGGACTCCGCGCCGGCCGGGACGAGCTGGCCGGTGAGCGCATCGAGCGGCACGGCGTAGGTCGGCACGATGCGTCGCGGCTCCCAGACCAGCAGGGCGCGGTCGGTCTCGGCGACCGGTTCGCCCGCGAGCGTGACGCGGATCCGTTTGGCCGTCGGCTCGTACCGCAACGCGTCGAAGTGGGCGGCCAGGACGCCGCTCATCTGCTGGGCCATCCGGCCTCCCAGTCACTTACGCGGTGGCTGAAGCACTTTCATGGCCAACCGCATGACGGATTCGGGCACCCGGTCCTTGGCCGACAGCGCCCTGTCGGCGGCACGGCCGCGCAGCGGGGTGCCGCGCCCGAAGTACCGGTTGAGCGGCCCGCCGGAGGGTTCGAGGTCGACGTGCAGTGGCGGGGCGCCGTCGGCGGCCCCCAGTGCGCGGGAGATGACCATGCGCTGGATCTCGCTGGTGCCCTCGAAGATCGTGTACAGCTTGGCGTCGCGGTACCACTTCTCGACCGGGTGGTCCTTGATGTAGCCCCATCCACCCATGGTCTGGATGGCCCGTTCGGTCGCCTTGACCGCGACCTCGCTGGCCGCCAGTTTCGACATCGATCCCTCGCCCCGGTCGAACGGCACTCCGGTGGCCGCCATCCACGAGGCCCGCCACGTCAGCAGGCGCGCGGCGTCGATCTGGGTGGCCAGGTCGGCGATGGGGAACGAGATGCCCTGGTTGTCGATGATCGGTGCGCCGAACGCCTCGCGGCGGTTGGCGTACTCGGTCATGTACTCCAGCGCGGCGCGGGCGATCCCGAGCGCCTGGGCCGCGACCATGGGCCGGGTCTGCTCGAAGGTGCCCAGCGCGGCCGACCCCGAGCGACGGGCGCCCTCGACCGCTTCGCGCGCCTTGGCGAGTTTGTGTTCGAGCTTCTCCTCGCCGCCGAGCAGGTGGTCGCCGGGGACGCGGACGCCGTCGAACTTCAGCTCGGCGGTGTGTGACGCGCGGCAGCCCATCTTGTCGAGTTTGCGCACGAGCTCCAGACCCGGCGTGCCGCCGGGAACGATGAACAGCGCCTGCCCTTTGTGGCCGAGTTCCTGGTCGACGACGGCGTTGACGACGTGGACGTGGGCGATACCGCCGTTGCCGATCCACATCTTGTGGCCGTCGATCACCCAGTCGTCGCCGTCGCGGCGGGCCGTGGTGCGCAGATTGCGCACATCGCTGCCGCCCTCGGGTTCGGAGATCGCCAGTGCGGCGAGTTTGAGGTCACCCGGGGTGCCGAAGCACTCGGGCGCCCACTGCAGCATCTGTTCGGGGGAGGCGGCCTGTCCGATCGCCGACAGGGCGAGTGCGGGCATGACGATCGCCAGGCCGATGCCGGCGCACCCCCAGAACAACTCCTCCATGAACATCGGCAGCGACAGCCCGGTGGGGTCACCGATCAGGTCGCGGTAGAACAGCGGACTGTAGAAACCCCGGCTAGCCGCTTCTTCGAGGATCGGCCACGGGAACTCCTGGCGCTGGTCGTACTCCAGCGCCACCGGGCGGATGCACTGCTCGGCGAACTCGTGGGTGCGACGCGCCAGATCGTGCTGGGCGATGGTGGGGGTGAGGTCGAAGCTCACGAGCGGTCGGATAACCGGTCGTGCCCGAGGTGAAACCACCGGTTTGCCGGAAATACGAAACGAGGGGCACCCGGTGTGTGGGTGCCCCTCGCTCGTGGCCTGGTGTCAGCGGACGGTGACGTAGACGACGCGGTCGTCGTTGTCGTAGCGGACCGAGACGATGCTGGACTGGTCGAGCGGCTTCACCATGCCCTGGTGCTGGACCCGCACGGCGTACCCGCGGTCGTCCAGGGAGCTGATGGCGTCCTGGGCGTTGCCGGGTCCGGCCGGGGCTGCCTGCGCGGGGGTGGCCAGTCCGAGGAAGGCGGTGGCCAGTCCGCCGGCGACGATGGTGGCGAATCCGAACTTGTTCATATCCCTGCTTCTTTCTATCCCTCTGTGGTGTGTACGAGCCGTGGCCGTCGTCGCGGTTCGAACGTTTTCTTCGACTGGACCGGAGGATGTCCGTTCCTGTCTGAACTGGTAAACCTGCTGGTCATCGTTTTAATTCCACTGGCAGTAATTGCTTGACAGTTGGCAGGATCTGGCGGTTGCACCGGATAACGCAGCTTCGTCTGGCGGACATTTCGTGATCTGCACGGGCAAACTTCGGCCAGCCGGGCATTCGCGGCCACTGCGTTCGAACGTATGATCGAACAGTGGGCGACATGCAGTCGATCGGCTACAACGGGCAGCCGGTGCCGCCGGCGTTCCGTCGGGTCGATCCGCCGGTGGCGGTGCTCGTCGACCTCGCGGCGCTGTTCCCGCGTGAGCCGCACCGGAACGGGGGATACAACCCGGCCGGACTGCAGATGCATTCCGTCGTCGAGGGCCGGCTGACGTGCTGGGGGATGTGCGAACAGGGCTACTGGTGGGGCCTGGTCACCTACGACATCGTCTACGGCGCGCAACGCAGAGCGGTCACCCACTGGGTGCCCGCCTGGTTGCTCAAGCGGCAGACGGATCCCCGCTGACCGCCTCGGCGATGCGGCGTTGCGCTTCGCCGGGCGAGATGCGCAGCCGCTGAGACAGCACCTCCGCCCACGTCCGCGCCCCGAACTGGGACGGGGTGCCCGAGGCGACGAGCCGCCCGGTCAACCGCCGTTCCACGTCCTGAACCTGCCCGCGCAGCCGGCTCAACCGGGTCAGCGCGGCCTGCGCGTCTGCGCGGCTCATCCCGGCCACCGGCAGTGCCGCGAGTCGCGCGGACAGGGCGTCGGCGGCATCCATCGCATCCATGATCTGCTCACGTGTCGAACTCATGTTCGACAAGTTAGCGCGGGGGTACGACAAGTCGGCGCCGCTAGGGTGGCCCCATGTCTCCGAGATACGCGACCGCGGACGACGTCGGGCTCGCGGAGTTGCTCGACTTCGTGCGGCCGCGGCACAAGATGGTGCTGACCACCTTCCGCGCCGACGGCTCGCTGCAGAGCTCGCCGGTGACCGGAGGGCTGGACGACCGGGGCCGCATCGTCATCGCCAGCTATCCGCAGCGCGCCAAGTCCGCGAACATCCGCAGGGCAGGCCGGGCCAGCGTCACCGTGCTCTCCGACGAATTCAACGGCCCGTACGTGCAGGTGGACGGCGACGCCGAGGTCGTGGACCTGCCCGATGCCGTCGAGGCGCTGGTCGACTACTACCGGGCGATCGCCGGGGAGCACCCCGACTGGGCCGAGTACCGGCAGGCGATGGTCGATCAGGGCAAGTGCCTGATCCGGCTGGTCCCGACCCGCTGGGGTCCGGTGGCGACCGGCGGTTTCCCGCCGCCGAAGGACCACGGGCGGTCCGGTGGGCAGGACACGGCCGCACCGCTGTGATAGTCAGGCACGTGCGGACGCGTTGCGTCTCCTAGCACGTCAAACTATAGTCTGGACACATGTCCAGAAGGTTCGGAGTCTCTGCGTGACACGATTCGACCAGGCCAGCGCGACGCAGCCCAGCCTCGGATTCATCTGAGTATGCGCATCGCTTTGTTGTCATACCGCAGCAAAACGCACTGCGGAGGTCAGGGCGTCTACGTCCGGCACCTCAGCCGCGGGCTGGCCGACCTCGGCCACGACGTCGAGGTGTTCTCCGGCCAGCCGTATCCGGAGGGGCTCGACCCACGGGTCCGCCTGACCAAGGTGCCGAGTCTGGACCTGTACCGCGAACCCGATCCGTTCCGCGTGCCCCGGCCGAGCGAGATCCGCGACCGCATCGACCTGCAGGAGCTGCTGACGACGTGGACCGCCGGGTTCCCCGAACCCAAGACGTTCACGCTGCGCGTCGCCCGCATCCTGGCCGAACGCCGCGATGACTTCGACGTCGTCCACGACAACCAGAGCCTCGGCACCGGCCTGCTGAAGATCGCGGCGGCGGGGCTGCCGGTGGTGGCCACCGTCCACCACCCGATCACGCGGGACAAGGTGGTGGACGTGGCGGCCGCCCGGTGGTGGCGTAAACCGCTGGTGCGGCGCTGGTACGGCTTCGCCGAGATGCAGAAGCAGGTCGCGCGCCAGATCCCCGAACTGCTGACCGTCTCGACCTCGTCGGCCACCGACATCGCCGACGACTTCGGGGTGTCCCCCGACCAGCTGCACGTGGTGCCGCTCGGCGTGGACACCGAGCTGTTCCGGCCGGCCGAGCACCGGGTCGGCGGCCGCATCATCGCGATCGCCAGCGCCGACGTCCCGCTCAAGGGCATCAGCCATCTGCTGCACGCGGTCGCCCGGTTGCGGGTGGAACGCAACCTGGACGTCCAGCTGGTCAGCAAGCTGGAACCCAACGGACCGACGGAGAAGCTCATCGCCGAACTCGGGATCTCCGACATCGTGCACAGTTCCAGCGGTCTGTCCGACGAGGAACTCGCCGCGCTGCTCGCCTCGGCGGAGGTCGCCTGCATCCCGTCGCTGTACGAGGGGTTCTCGCTGCCTGCGGTGGAGGCGATGGCCAGCGGAACGCCGATCGTGGCCAGCCGCGCCGGCGCCCTGCCCGAGGTGGTGGGCGCCGACGGCGAATGTGCCCGCCTGGTCGCACCGGGCGACGTCGACGACCTGACCAGGGCGCTGGGCGAACTGCTCGACTCGCCGGCGCAGCGACACCGCCTCGGTGCGGCGGGCCGTCGTCGCGCACTCGACGTGTTCAGCTGGGAATCGGTTGCGGCACAGACTGTCTCGGTCTACGAGCGGGCGATGGCGACATGCTGACCGTCGACTTCGACCGGCTGGGGATCGGGCCGGGCTCCAAGGTGATCGACGTCGGCTGCGGTGCCGGCCGGCACACCTTCGAGGCGTACCGGCGCGGTGCCGACGTGATCGGCTTCGACCAGAACGCACAGGACCTCAACGACGTCGACGAGATCCTGCAGGCGATGAAGGCGCAGGGCGAAGTGCCTGCGTCGGCGAAAGGCGAAGCGGTCAAAGGCGATGCGCTCGACCTTCCGTACGCCGACGGCACCTTCGACTGCGTGATCGCCTCGGAGATCCTCGAGCACGTCCCGCAGGACGAACAGGCCATCGCCGAACTCGTTCGGGTCCTCAAACCCGGTGGCTCACTGGCGATCACCGTGCCGCGCTGGCTGCCCGAGCGGATCTGCTGGCTGCTGTCCGACGAGTACCACGCCAACGAGGGCGGCCACATCCGCATCTACAAGGCCGACGAACTGCGCGACAAGGTCACCGCACACGGACTGCGGCTCACCCACACCCACCACGCCCACGCGCTGCACTCGCCGTTCTGGTGGCTCAAGTGCGCGGTGGGCACGTCGAAGAACGACCATCCCGCGGTCGCGGCGTACCACAAGTTGCTGGTGTGGGACATGATGTCGGCGCCCTGGCTGACCCGACGCGGTGAGGAACTGCTCAACCCGCTGATCGGCAAGAGTGTCGCGCTGTACTTCGAGAAGCCGGCGGATGTTCGCCGCTGAGCTCCCTGGGATCCCGGGCGTCTTCACCCCGGCCCAGTGCCGCCAGACCGCGGAATCCATTGCAGCCGAACAGGAATCCTCCGGTGCGATTCCGTGGTTCAGCGGCGGGCACACCGATCCGTGGGACCACGTCGAATCGGCGATGGCGCTGACGGTCGCGGGGTTGATCGAACCGGCACGGGCGGCCTACGAGTGGAGTCGCGCCACGCAGCGTCCCGACGGTTCGTGGCCGATCCAGTTCCGCAACGGCGTGATCGAGGATGCCAACAGCGACAGCAACTTCTGCGCCTACATCGCGACGGGCGTGTGGCACCACCTGCTGATCACGGGGGACCGCGCGTTCGCCGAGACGATGTGGCCGGTGGTCGCCAAGGCGATCGACTTCGTGCTGGACCTGCAGCGGCCCAACGGTGAGATCTCCTGGGCGCAGAGCGAAGCCGGGCCCATCCCGGAGGCGCTGCTGACCGGCTGCGCGAGCATCCACCACAGCATCCGGTGCGCGCTCGCGCTCGCCGACTACTTCGACGACCCGCAGCCCGAGTGGGAGGTGGCCGTCGGCCGGTTGGGCCATGCGATCGTCGCGCATCCGGGGTCGTTCGTGCCCAAGGACCGGCACGCGATGGAGTGGTACTACCCGGTGCTGTGCGGTGCGCTGCGCGGACCGGAGGCCCATACCCGGATCGACGACCGCTGGGACGATTTCGTGGTGCCGGGTCTGGGCATTCGATGCGTCGACGATCGGCCCTGGGTGACCGGCGCCGAGACGTGCGAGCTGGTGATGGCGCTCGACGCGATCGGCGACTCGGCCCGCGCACACCAGCAGTTCGCCGCCATGCACCATCTGCGTGAGGCCGACGGATCCTATTGGACCGGACTGGTTTTCGCTGACGGGAAGCGCTGGCCCGAGGAGCGGACCACGTGGACCGGCGCGGCCGTCATCCTGGCCGCCGACGCGCTGACCGGCACCACCGCGGGCAGCGGGATCTTCCGCGCCGAGGACCTGCCGCGCGGCCTCGAGGACGAGTTCGACTGCGCCTGCGCCGTCAGCGACCGCTAGAACCCCGTCACCCCAGCGAACCGGGCTGTCCCGCAGTGCGTTCCAGTACGCGCATCGAGCCTTTGACGCCCATCTCGCGGAACGCGCCGGTGTCCAGCGCCCTGCGGTAGATGTGGAACGGTGCCTGGCCGCCGTCGGCGGGATCCGGGAACACGTCGTGAATGATCAGCGCGCCACCGGGCTCGACCCACTTCGCCCAGCCGTCGAAGTCGCGCTGGGCGGCCTCCTCGGTGTGCCCCCCGTCGATGAACAACAGCCGCAACGGGGTTCGCCAGCCGCGCGCCACCACCGGGGAGCGCCCGACCACCGCGACCACATGGTCGTCGAGGTCGGCGGCGTCGAGGGTGTGCCGCATGGTCGGCAGGGTGTCGAACCGCCCCGTGACGGGGTCGACCATGGTGGTGTCGTGGTACTCCCAGCCCGGCTGGTGCTCCTCGGAGCCGTGGTGGTGGTCGACGGTGAACACCACGCCGCCGGTCTCCTGGGCCGCGGCGCCCAGCATCAGCGTGGACTTGCCGCAGTAGGTACCGATTTCGACGCCGACGCCGTCGCCGAGGTAGCGCAGGGCGGTGTCGTAGAGCGTGCGGCCCTCGTCGGCGGGCATGAAGCCGACGGCCTCGTCGGCGAGCGCGAACAACCGCGCTGCGCGGGGCGGGAGATCAGTGTCGATGGGGCTCATGGCTATCCAACCTAGCCGTTGCTGGCCCTGCAGCGTTGTAGTAGCGTCCGGACATGTGTCCGATCCGACTCTGGAGTCGACTCGGCGCCGTCTGACCGCCAAGCAAGCCGACACCGTCGACCGGCTGGGGCGCGCCGCGGTCGAGATCCTCAACCGCGACGGCTTCGCCGTTCTGACCGTTCGGCGCGTCGCCGCCGAAGCCGGCGTCGGGGCGGCGACCGCCTACACCTACTTCTCCTCCAAGGAGCACCTCGTCGCGGAGGTGTTCTGGCGCAGGCTGTCCGCCGCGCCGCCGGCCGCGCACGAGTCCGCCGACCCCGCCACCCGGGTCGTCGAGGTGCTGCGCGACATCGCGCTGCTGGTGGCCGACGAGCCCGAGTTCGCCGGTGCGGTGACCAATGCGCTGCTGGGCAAGGACCCCGACGTCGAGGTGCTGCGCCAGCGCATCGGTCGCGACGTGCGCGACCGGCTGGTCGAGGCGCTCGGGTCCCCGGTCGACTTCGACGTCATCGAGGCACTCGAACTCCTCTACGTCGGTGCGCTGGTGTGGGCGGGGATGGGTTACTCGTCGTATGACGACATGACGCAGCGGTTGGAGCGTTCGGCGCGCCTGCTGCTGGGCTAACCGCCGAGCAGTGCCGTCGACGCGACGACCGCTGGTTCGAGGATTCCGCGCACGTCGCTGCCGTCCTCGAAGAACAGTGCGGTCAGCTCCCGCAACCCGCCGAGGAGTAGGACGGCAAGCGGCCGGGTCAACGGCTTCTTGCCCGCGCGCCGGAACCCGGGGCTGGACGTGAGGTCGATCAGCATGTCGGTGAGGCGGTCGATCGCCCAGCGGTGCAGCGGATTCGCCTGCGCGCCGAGGCCGGGCAGTTCACGGATCCAGCTCAGCGTGATCGCCGGCCGCGCCGCGATGTGGTCGACGTAGGCCCCGACGGCCTGTCGGATCTGCTCGTCCCATTCGGCGTCCGGATCGACTGCTGCGTGGATGCGGGCGATCAGCGCGTCGTTGTTGGTGCGCAGCAGTTCGACGAAACAGTCTTCTTTGGTGTCGAACCGGCCGTAGAAGGTGCGCTTCGAGGTGTGCGCGTGGCGGACGATGTCGGCGACGGTGGTGTCGCGGTATCCGCGCTCGGCGATCGACGACGCCAGCCCGTCCAGCAACCGGGTGCGGAACAGGTCTTCGTGCACCGCCGTCGTCATGGCACCTCCCCGGCACCCTTGCATCACGTGGTACCAGGCGGTACCGTACCCCACAAATCCGCGGTACAGCGCAGTACCACAACCGGCTGGAGTGCCATGAGCGAAGCAACCGTTGCCGAAGTTCCCGCCCCGAGCCCCCGCGCGGTGCGTCTGCCGCCCGCATTGCCCGCTCCGATGGCGCTGCAGGGCATTCCCTTCGCCTTCGCCCGCCGCCAACTCGTCGCGTGGCTGTCCCGGCGGTATGGCACCGCCTTCACCCTGAACGTTCCGATGTTCGGACGCACCGTGATCGTCGCCGACCCGCAACTGGCCAAACAGCTCTTCATGGCCCCCACCGAGGACGTCGGGAACATCCAGCCCAACCTGAGCCGGATCCTGGGCTCGGGCTCGGTGTTCGCGCTCGACGGCACCGAGCACCGTCGTCGCCGCAAGTTGCTCACCCCGCCCTTCCACGGCAAGAGCATCAAGAACTACGAGAAGGTCTTCGAGGAGGAGACGCTGCGCGAATCGGCCACCTGGCCCGAGGGGCGACCGTTCGAGACGCTCGAACCGATGATGCGCATCACGCTCAACGCGATCCTGCGGGCGGTGTTCGGCG comes from the Mycolicibacterium litorale genome and includes:
- a CDS encoding zinc-dependent alcohol dehydrogenase translates to MRAVTWQGRRKVSVDTVPDPVIKEPTDAIVRVTSTNICGSDLHLYEVLTAFMNPGDIIGHEAMGVVEDVGAQTGDLKVGDRVVIPFNISCGSCFMCDHGLQSQCETTQNRDQGTGAALFGYSTLYGEVAGGQAEYLRVPQAQYTHIKVPDDGPDERYVYLSDVLPTAWQAVEYAGIPDGGTLVVLGLGPIGSMACRIAAHHNKCRVVGVDLVDERLDRARPYCAEVIDLRNQDVDAVVADLTQGRGADSVIDAVGMEAHGSPVAEAAHTAAGFLPSAIGRVVMKNAGIDRLAALNSAISLVRRGGTISLSGVYGGAADPINMMTLFDKQVTLRMGQANVKRWVPDIMPLLTAEDPLGVENFATHRLPLADAPGAYETFQKKQDGMVKVVLTP
- a CDS encoding DUF427 domain-containing protein, whose amino-acid sequence is MAQQMSGVLAAHFDALRYEPTAKRIRVTLAGEPVAETDRALLVWEPRRIVPTYAVPLDALTGQLVPAGAESGSEENAPPPPDGTRRTLDPTVPFTTHSCDGTEFDVVAGEETGAAAAFRPADPDLADYAVLDFAAFGWHEENEPVVSHPRDPFHRIDVLRSDRHVRVEHEGRLLAESSRPLLLFETNLPMRCYLPAADVADLEPSDTVTYCAYKGRASYFSVPGGPRDIAWTYRAPLHDGEPVRDHVCFFDERVDVIVDGAKRERPVTQWSERGV
- a CDS encoding acyl-CoA dehydrogenase family protein, translating into MSFDLTPTIAQHDLARRTHEFAEQCIRPVALEYDQRQEFPWPILEEAASRGFYSPLFYRDLIGDPTGLSLPMFMEELFWGCAGIGLAIVMPALALSAIGQAASPEQMLQWAPECFGTPGDLKLAALAISEPEGGSDVRNLRTTARRDGDDWVIDGHKMWIGNGGIAHVHVVNAVVDQELGHKGQALFIVPGGTPGLELVRKLDKMGCRASHTAELKFDGVRVPGDHLLGGEEKLEHKLAKAREAVEGARRSGSAALGTFEQTRPMVAAQALGIARAALEYMTEYANRREAFGAPIIDNQGISFPIADLATQIDAARLLTWRASWMAATGVPFDRGEGSMSKLAASEVAVKATERAIQTMGGWGYIKDHPVEKWYRDAKLYTIFEGTSEIQRMVISRALGAADGAPPLHVDLEPSGGPLNRYFGRGTPLRGRAADRALSAKDRVPESVMRLAMKVLQPPRK
- a CDS encoding DUF222 domain-containing protein yields the protein MSSTREQIMDAMDAADALSARLAALPVAGMSRADAQAALTRLSRLRGQVQDVERRLTGRLVASGTPSQFGARTWAEVLSQRLRISPGEAQRRIAEAVSGDPSAA
- a CDS encoding PPOX class F420-dependent oxidoreductase — translated: MSPRYATADDVGLAELLDFVRPRHKMVLTTFRADGSLQSSPVTGGLDDRGRIVIASYPQRAKSANIRRAGRASVTVLSDEFNGPYVQVDGDAEVVDLPDAVEALVDYYRAIAGEHPDWAEYRQAMVDQGKCLIRLVPTRWGPVATGGFPPPKDHGRSGGQDTAAPL
- a CDS encoding glycosyltransferase family 4 protein — protein: MRIALLSYRSKTHCGGQGVYVRHLSRGLADLGHDVEVFSGQPYPEGLDPRVRLTKVPSLDLYREPDPFRVPRPSEIRDRIDLQELLTTWTAGFPEPKTFTLRVARILAERRDDFDVVHDNQSLGTGLLKIAAAGLPVVATVHHPITRDKVVDVAAARWWRKPLVRRWYGFAEMQKQVARQIPELLTVSTSSATDIADDFGVSPDQLHVVPLGVDTELFRPAEHRVGGRIIAIASADVPLKGISHLLHAVARLRVERNLDVQLVSKLEPNGPTEKLIAELGISDIVHSSSGLSDEELAALLASAEVACIPSLYEGFSLPAVEAMASGTPIVASRAGALPEVVGADGECARLVAPGDVDDLTRALGELLDSPAQRHRLGAAGRRRALDVFSWESVAAQTVSVYERAMATC
- a CDS encoding class I SAM-dependent methyltransferase encodes the protein MLTVDFDRLGIGPGSKVIDVGCGAGRHTFEAYRRGADVIGFDQNAQDLNDVDEILQAMKAQGEVPASAKGEAVKGDALDLPYADGTFDCVIASEILEHVPQDEQAIAELVRVLKPGGSLAITVPRWLPERICWLLSDEYHANEGGHIRIYKADELRDKVTAHGLRLTHTHHAHALHSPFWWLKCAVGTSKNDHPAVAAYHKLLVWDMMSAPWLTRRGEELLNPLIGKSVALYFEKPADVRR
- a CDS encoding prenyltransferase/squalene oxidase repeat-containing protein; the protein is MFAAELPGIPGVFTPAQCRQTAESIAAEQESSGAIPWFSGGHTDPWDHVESAMALTVAGLIEPARAAYEWSRATQRPDGSWPIQFRNGVIEDANSDSNFCAYIATGVWHHLLITGDRAFAETMWPVVAKAIDFVLDLQRPNGEISWAQSEAGPIPEALLTGCASIHHSIRCALALADYFDDPQPEWEVAVGRLGHAIVAHPGSFVPKDRHAMEWYYPVLCGALRGPEAHTRIDDRWDDFVVPGLGIRCVDDRPWVTGAETCELVMALDAIGDSARAHQQFAAMHHLREADGSYWTGLVFADGKRWPEERTTWTGAAVILAADALTGTTAGSGIFRAEDLPRGLEDEFDCACAVSDR
- a CDS encoding class I SAM-dependent methyltransferase — encoded protein: MSPIDTDLPPRAARLFALADEAVGFMPADEGRTLYDTALRYLGDGVGVEIGTYCGKSTLMLGAAAQETGGVVFTVDHHHGSEEHQPGWEYHDTTMVDPVTGRFDTLPTMRHTLDAADLDDHVVAVVGRSPVVARGWRTPLRLLFIDGGHTEEAAQRDFDGWAKWVEPGGALIIHDVFPDPADGGQAPFHIYRRALDTGAFREMGVKGSMRVLERTAGQPGSLG
- a CDS encoding TetR/AcrR family transcriptional regulator, with the translated sequence MSDPTLESTRRRLTAKQADTVDRLGRAAVEILNRDGFAVLTVRRVAAEAGVGAATAYTYFSSKEHLVAEVFWRRLSAAPPAAHESADPATRVVEVLRDIALLVADEPEFAGAVTNALLGKDPDVEVLRQRIGRDVRDRLVEALGSPVDFDVIEALELLYVGALVWAGMGYSSYDDMTQRLERSARLLLG
- a CDS encoding TetR/AcrR family transcriptional regulator, translating into MTTAVHEDLFRTRLLDGLASSIAERGYRDTTVADIVRHAHTSKRTFYGRFDTKEDCFVELLRTNNDALIARIHAAVDPDAEWDEQIRQAVGAYVDHIAARPAITLSWIRELPGLGAQANPLHRWAIDRLTDMLIDLTSSPGFRRAGKKPLTRPLAVLLLGGLRELTALFFEDGSDVRGILEPAVVASTALLGG